The Erigeron canadensis isolate Cc75 chromosome 4, C_canadensis_v1, whole genome shotgun sequence genome window below encodes:
- the LOC122595355 gene encoding translationally-controlled tumor protein homolog, translated as MYLYNDQETGDTLFSNAFFKMEIFGDVLFEAQGNIVKAVEVDISSRLPTLEMRKDHVKKATTSTQREAQRVWTLLKRSGYKLDFRDFGAYLEKYSKKTVKALAGDKEAFIQNFMSEAAKYLLNFYDSFRL; from the exons ATGTATCTTTACAACGATCAGGAAACTGGTGATACGCTTTTCTCTAATGCTTTTTTCAAAATGGAAATCTTCGGTGACGTGTTGTTTGAAGCTCAGGGGAAT ATTGTGAAAGCAGTAGAAGTTGATATAAGTAGTAGGTTGCCTACGCTCGAGATGCGAAAAGATCATGTAAAAAAGGCAACTACATCTACACAGAGAGAAGCTCAACGGGTGTGGACATTGTTGAAACGCTCAGGCTACAAGTTAGATTTT AGAGACTTTGGTGCTTATCTCGAGAAGTACTCCAAGAAAACTGTTAAAGCCCTTGCCGGAGACAAGGAAGCGTTTATTCAAAATTTCATGTCGGAAGCAGCAAAGTACCTCCTAAACTTTTATGATAGCTTCCGGTTGTAA